The genomic segment AAAAACCCTTCATCCTCCAGGAGGGGCTACGGCATTAATTGCGGTAATCGGAAGCCAAAAGATTCATGACCTTGGTTATCTTTATGCAGTTATACCTGTTGGCTTGGGAGCGGTCATCATGTTGATTGTTGCACTTTTGGTAAACAATATCCCCAAAAGTCGCAGATACCCACAGTTTTGGTTATAAAGTGTTAAATTCACCGTAACTTTCGGTCCACCGCTAATGGAACTAAAAGAAGAAAAGTTATGATAACTTCTGGCTATTGTTGCCTAATTTAAAGAAAATGCGGTCTAATCAGTCGTTGAAGTCAGATGTGCGAAGGCTAGCGTTTTTATACGCCGCTGAACTTAATGTATTAGGCAAAAAGATGTCAGCAATGGCAAAAATTATGAATAAATACCAGGCGGTTAAGTTATTATAAGGAGAGGAATATGAAGAAGATTTTGGTGCTGTATTATTCAATGTATGGTCACACTGAAACAATGGCAAAAGCGGTTGCCGAAGGGGTAGGTTCAGTTGATAGTATTGAGGTAACGGTAAAAAGAGTGCCTGAGCTTGTGCCCGAAGAAGTCGCTCGTAAAGCCGGTGCCAAAATGGATCAGGAAGCTTCCGTAGCTGACCCCAAAGAACTAGATAAATACGATGCCATTATTTTTGGTTCTCCAACTAGATTCGGGAACATGGCATCTCAAATGCGTAATTTTTTAGATCAAACAGGATCCTTATGGCTCAAAGGTGCCTTGGTAGGAAAGATAGGCAGTGTCTTTACAAGTACTGGTACTGGTGGAGGAAACGAAACAACGATCCAATCATTTCATACAACACTATTTCATCACGGTATGGTTGTCGTTGGTTTGCCATATTCTTGTCAAGATTTACTGGATATATCTCAGGCAAGAGGCGGATCTCCATTAGGTGCCGGGACGCTAGCGGGTATTGACGGTTCAAGGCAGCCATCTGAAACTGAGCTTTCTATGGCAAAATTTCAAGGTAAGCATGTTGCCGAGATAACAAAAAGAATGACATAAAATTGCCTAACGATGAGGCATATCCGGACAGGACGTATCCAGTGTCTATACCTGTTGAGGTAAAGTTTAATTCTCTTCTTTTTTTAACCGCAGACCCACGCAGACTAACGCAGACATTTTTGTTCGGCAGATGTTGCCGAACAAGAACCTGACGGCCTTATAGGCCGTGTTTAAGCTTAGTAGCAATCACTTTCTGGGGTGATGATAGCCGTTCCGATTTTTTATTTGAAATATTATGATATTAGGTCGCTGAAAAGGAAGTTTTTTAGGGCAACTACATTTTAGGAGAAACTTGAATTTTTACGTTAACCATATAAGATGATATGTAATTATAATTCAGTTAGTTTGAATGGGCAAAATTTTAGAAAGTCAAAAAAGTTTATTTTTTATTTTCCTTGCTATAAAAATTAATTAATGCTAATTGTTTTGAATAACATTTAGGATAATGCATATATCGACAAAATGATTACGTTTTAATACTTGAAGTAAGAAATGGTTCTTACGGTTGGTTGCCAAAGGACGCGTGGGATTGGATAAGTGAAAATGTGCTACGTTAAAACATTTAAATAAGAGCATGCACCCGCCTACAAATCGGCGCTTTTCCGGCCGCTTGACTCCCGCTTAAAGTTTCGTGTTTTCAAAATGTTGTTGCCCAGCAATGTTAGCGCCAGGCGATGACTGTCGCTATTTGTTGCTGTTGTTATCAAAAAATAGCCAATGTATGGCTGATCGCTATCGATTAATTTGTGTGGTTGGTTATTAGATAGCGTTTTATCTATCAAGCCGCAGAAAAAAAGGAGTGTTTTATGAATATGTATGTTGGCAATCTTGCCTTCAGCGTGACCGAAGATGATCTGAATACTGCATTCTCAGAATTCGGAGAAGTAGAAAGTGTGAACATTATAACGGAAAAGTACTCAGGACAGTCAAAAGGTTTTGGCTTTGTTGAAATGTCAGACAATTCAGAAGCTGATAAAGCGATAAAAGCCTTGAATGGAACCGAACTGAAAGGGCGCGAAATAAAAGTAAACCAGGCAAAACCTCGTGGCGAGCGTTCCTCGCGCAAACCAAGATATTAACACCTGACAAGTGCATCAAGACTGACAGCTAGGCCATTGGCCTAGCTGCAGCTTATGCTGGCCGTTGTGATAGTAGAAAAGCCAGATTTTTATATAAACTAGCCCGTAAGGGCTAAGATCTAAGATTTTTATCTGCCACTCGGTGGCAGGAAAAGAAAACTTTGAGCCTTCCTGCCCTGTTGAATCCTGCCTTCTGGCAGTCAAGAAATGAAAAGGGTGCAGCGAAAAAAAACAGTATGCTCTCATCATTTCGTTAGACTACCCGCCTTATCTCTCAACATATTAAAATAACAGAGAATCTGAATTTATTCTTGTTGGTAATGCAACATCGTCAAAATTATATCTAAAAGCAAGTTTTGCTTCACCTTTAATTTTTAACGTCTCAAGCAGTACGCTTTAAAAGAATAATTAAAAGAAGCGAGCCAATTTTTTATTTGAAATATTATGATTATATTAGGTTGGCGAAAAAGAAGTTTTTTAGGTTTAATAATTTCTATAGAAAGTTTTAATTTTTACGTTAACCATCTAAGATGATATATGATTTTAATATAGATGCCCTTATTAATCGTAATTATAGAGCTCCAATAAACCTATTTTTTTTATTTTTTCTTGATACAAAGATAAATTGATGTTAGAATAGCAAATATTACTTATGAATCTAAATTTATGTGCTAGAAATACATGAAAAAAATAGAGATTTAAGATATAAATAAATGCTCGCTCTCATATAAAGAGTTCTATGGTCTTATGGACGAGCTTTTATTTAAGATTTTTGGACGTCTCACAAAAGAAATTCTAAAATTTGTACTCTTTAACGATGAGGTTGTGAATGTTTTGAAAAAAGTTCTTAAAGCTCCTAGTTACATAATTCACAGTATTTTCATCGAAAACTCGGAGTTACTTTTAAATAAAGAAGGATGAAATGAATTTTTATCAGAGGTTAAAAGCTATTAGAAATACAATCAATTCAGCATACCAATTGCTAAGTCAGGTCGTAGAAAGCCTAATGGAATCAAAGAGGTTAGAGTCTAATAAGATATTTAATAATATCGAAAGAAGATATGAAATGTAACTTTCTAACATAGCGCATCCACTTTGACCTCAAAAGCCTTGTGGCTTTGGCGTACGTGATGCGCACCGTTAAACAACCAAACCGTGCCGTAAAAAGGAGGGACAAGTCATGGAAGAATTATTCGTCTTTAGACTCAACAAATTAAAAATTCTGGACAGTCGTGAGTGGGGACCTGGCGAACTTAAGATACTAAGTTTCATTACAGGTGAAGACGTGAACCTTCCCGTGTTGGATGATCTTCAGCGCACAACAGATCCGGAGCGAAAAAAACAACTGATCAAGGTCGCTACCCAATCGGTTCTGAGTTCAAAGGTTTTAATGCAACTGGACAACGTAAGAGACGGTCATCAAATGACATTCGGTGACACAGGATACGCACTGTATACCGCTCAAAAGATACCGGAATCGTTCAACTGGCGTCTAATAATCCTTGAGATTGACGAAGATGTAAACAATCTAGGACGAAAGCTAGACAATGTGATTAACGCTCCGGAATTCGATGGTTTCGTGGGCAACGTTTTAGCTCTGGCCAGCGCTGCAGCGAATCCTGCTGCTGTAGCTGGAGTTGCTATTGCAAAGTACGTGTTTGGCATAATTGCAGATACGATGATTGAAAACAAAGACGACCAGGTGGGTCTAGTTTATCAGTCGTTTACTCGAGAAGAACATTACCCCCACGGAGAGAGAAAGCGTGATAATGTTCCGGACCTGAGCAATAACGTGCTGGTTGACTATTCGATTTTCGGGACGACTTACGAGAGACCTAAAGTTGCCTAACCATTAGGATTAATCAGACCGCAAACTGCGGAGCACATATTTCAAAAGGCTGCAGCCCTGTTGTCGGTCTGATTAATCCACACCTTGAAATTGTAGATAAGCAATTTTTTTATATTGCTGTTGTATTGTCTTATTCTTGAACTAAGAAAATTACATCAATTCGGCCTTGGATTTGGATGTCAGGTTAAAATTTTAGCTGAGTGTTCTTGTTTTTAGACCGGAAGTTGCAAACAAATTAGGAAAAAATAAGTAAATAATCAGCTCAGAATCCATTTTCACAAAGATTAGTCTGAAAGCCGCTGTTCAAATAGGCGGGAAGTAAACGTTGTATTTGTTTTTTTCTACAAACTCGGTAGCTCTGTTAATTGAAACTGCGGCGCACAGGACGCTTCAACGAATTTTCTGTAGGGAGGTATTTTTAGATGAAGGAAAACTGTGAATTACAAGCGCAGCTTACGTTCAGGATAGTGGTTATCGGAATCGCGTTCCTTTTGATTGCATTCGTTGTCTCTGTCCTTGTTTTCAAGAACTCGGAAAATCCGGCAGAAAGCATCGTCGCTGTGTTGGGAGCCGTTACAGGAGTGCTGGGGTCGCTAGTCGGCTATGTGGCGGGTCAGGCAGGAAAGGAGAAGGCAGAGGAGCGTGCTTCTAAAGCCGAACGTCAACTGACAGCAGTTGTCGATAAGGGTGGGCAAGGCATATTAGAGCAAGCCAGGGAGGCCTACCCTGACATATTTAATATAGTGAGGGATAGACAAAATGTATAAACATATCGAGGATAACGGAGATATTCATATGCTTGTAAACAGCAAAGGTGAAACATTGCTTGTATGCGCTGAATGTGGGCGGAGATGGCATGGAAGGGTTATCTCGTTCAAAGACGATAAGCCGCCGAGTCATCCCCAGAAGTACTTCGCTAAGCTGCATTCTGCTGGTTCAGCAGTTGTCGATAAGGGTGGGCAAGGCATATTAGAGCAAGCCAGGGGGGGCTACCCTGACATATTTAAATAATATAGTGAGGGGTAGACAAAATGTATAAACATATCGAGGATAACGGAGATATTCATATGCTTTAAATAGCAAAGGTGAAACATTGCTTGTATGCGCTGAATGTGGGGGGAGATGGTATGGAGAGTTCACCCCGTTCAATGACGATAAGACAAATACTACCCGGCAGTACTTTGCTGAGCTGCTTTCTGCTAATCCAGAGCTTCTTGTGAGTTTGAATATAGACTTGGACAAATTATTATAGTTTTATGAAGAGCTAACGAGCCAATTAAGGCGTCTCCTCGCTACGCTCGGTCCGCTTATTGGTGACGTTGAGCCTGTAGAAAACACCCAAAATAACCGATTTTCTGAAATTCGGGAATAGGAATTTCAGGTAGTTATAAGTCCATAAATTGTAAAAAAGGGTTTTTTCTACAGACTCGTTAGGGGGATAAAAATGAAATACAATGCTGATGTTTTCTGTGTACAGTTTCCGATCGTCAAACAATTTATTTATCACTTGATATGCTACAGGGAATTAAACCGTGTCCTCCAGGATCTTGACCTTAAGAACGAATTCTGGACATACACCTCAAATGCTCACCTTTTGCAATGCACCATTTTATGGTGCATGGTTTTCGGTTCAGATGGATGCAATCGGACACATTGGAAGAATTTATGTGGTTCAGATTCTGTCAAGCTTAAAGATAGCTTTAGGCAAGGTCTCTTCAAGTCGACAAAATTAAACCAGGAAACTTGGCAGGTGTATTGGAATAAGATGAATAGTTTCAGAGGTGGTTATGCCGCCCATCGGGAACTAGAATTTACTGATCCCGTTCCAGATTTTACTACTGCTCAAGAAGTCGCTTACTTTTACGATCAATGGATTCGTGAGGTGATTCTTCCAGATGTTTTTGATGAGCCGCCTTTAAAAAAATCAGCGTTTAAAATACAGCAGGAAATTAGGCCATTAGCTGTGCATTTTCTATCAGAAACTTATCTATTAAAATTCCACGCCAAGCAAAACGCTGGACACTGACTGGCAAAATTCGCTACGCTCGTTTGTCAGCAGGTCAGCGCTGGTGTTATGCATTTTAGGACCTAGCTCACATGGTTTTATGGCTAAAAATACCGCTTGTTCTCGTTGCCCTGGGCATTTTGGCTTTGATATTGGCCGCATGGATTGGAACAGTTATCTGGGACAAATCAACATCTCGCCTTGTTGAAACGCTTTCAGCATCTCAGGAGAACCATTCACAAGATAGAGTTAATTTCAAGGAACTTAATAGCTTGCCGGAGCCTGTAGCAAGGTATTTTCGTCTTGTTTTAAAGGAGGGGCAGCCAATAATTCGTTCCGTCAAGCTTTCCCAAAAAGGAGAATTCCGGACAAGACCAACGGACAAAAAATGGGCCAATATGGAAGCAGTGCAGCATTTTACAGCAAGAGGCCGGGGGTTCGTTTGGGATGCTAGTATTCGAATGATGCCACTTTTGACGGTGCGTGTTCGTGATACATATGTAAAAGGACAAGGGTTTATGACTGCTAAGCTTATGTCCTTAATAACCGTGGTTGATGAACACGATAAATCAGAGCTAAACGGTGCTGCTCTCCAACGATATCTGGCTGAAGCGGTCTGGTTCCCTACAGCACTTCTTCCCAGTCAAGGTGTAGAGTGGAGCGAGATAAATAATCACACAGCCAGGGCAACTCTCAGGGATTACAATACATCGGTATCACTGGAGTTTCATTTTAACCAGGTCGGCGAGATCGTAGGAATTTACACTCCGGGTAGATATCGTGAGGTAAATGGAAAGTACGAGCTGACACCCTGGTCTGGTCAATATAGAAGGTATGAAGAACGAAATGGTATCCGAATTCCTCTGGAAGGGGAAGTTAAATGGGAGTTATCTAGCGGCAGCTTTCCATATTGGAAGGGAGAGCTTGTTGAGATTGAGTATGTCTTTTAAGCGAACGCCGACATACAAAAAGAGAATTGCATAACATGGCGTTCACCTGACCGCTATTCCTCTGCTCTTCATTGCGCCTTTTGACTACCCGCCTTATCTCACAACAGATTAAAATAACATAAAATTTGAACCCTTCCTTATATCTAACACCTAAGTTGAGCGATTTTTAATTGAGTTTTTCGTTAACCTTTTGGAATAAAATTAGATTTTGAGCCAGCGATTTTCACTCAATAGGTGAGATTGCCACGGGCAGCTTCACTGCCCTCGCAATGACAATCTCGCCCCTGTCATTGCGAGCTTAAGCAAAGTGGAGCGAAGCAATCTCAAACTTTGGACTGCAAAAAAATCGCACAAGTTAGGATTTAACTTGTTTTTAACTTTTCACATCTCACGCAGTACCCTTTAAAAAAATTACGAGAAGCGAATTAGTTTTTTACTGGAAATAATGTTATTATATTAAGTTGGTGAAAAGTAAGTTTTAAGGCTAACTAACTTCTAGTAATAATTTAAATTTTTACATTAATCGTTTAAAATGATGGTATAAGTTTAATACAGGTGATCTGATTAATAATGGTTTTAAATTATCATAAAAGCCATTCTTCTCATTTTTTACTTGAAATAAAAATGAGTTAATCTTATAAAAAATAAGTATTAAATGACACATAAATTTATCTTGTTGGTATGTAACATACAGCGGATACAACAGAAGGTAGGCGAGTTTTGAGGTTTCCAAAAGCGAATATAGCAGGAAAAGATAATTTATTGCGAATTTGGGTCGACGCCGATGCATGCCCAAACGTTATTAAAGAGATCCTATTTCGTGCAGCTGTAAGAGTACAAGTCATTATCACTTTAGTGGCCAACCGGTCGCTGAGAATACCCCACTCACGTTTTATCAAGAACGTCCAAGTGCCACCCGGTTTCGATGTTGCAGATAACCACATCGTTCAACAAGTACGCCCAGGGGATCTGGTTATTACCGCAGATATTCCTCTTGCTGCCGCCATTATTGAAAAAGGAGGCCACGCACTTAACCCTCGAGGTGAACTTTATACAACTGATAATATCCGGCAGCGCTTGGCAATGCGTGATTTTGGGGAAGAGTTAAGAAGTACGGGAGTGGATACCGGTGGTCCATCACCTTTTAGCCGGCGCGACCGCCAAATTTTTGCTAGTAAACTAGATTGTTTTCTAGCTAAGTGCAAAATTGCGTAAAGGGTTGCAAATGCACATATCAATGGCATGCAGCTGACCGCATTTGCCCTCGGTGGTTTTTTGAAGCCTTGTCTCCCGCATGAAGTTTGGTGCAATTTTAAAGTTGTTTGCTCCGCGTGTTTGGCGCAGCTTACGCCTATACGTTGAGCCTGTTGAAAATCTCCAAAATGGGCGATTTTTTGAAAATTGGACATAGTAATTTCAGCTAGTTACAAGCCCATAAATCGCAAAAGATGGATTTTTTTACAGACTCGTTGTGTGGAATGAGGTGGCATGCAAAGACTTTAATAAAATTAGTTGAACAAATAGATATTCATATTAGAAATAGAACCTAAAAATAGGGGAATAAATGAAGAAAATATTGACCGTCTTGGGGGGTATTTTTGTTGTTCTTGTAATTGTGAGCATTATTGGATTTCTAATATTGAACTATTTCGGTAATAATTTAGATACAGAAAGTATGGCTTATGTTGATGAAAATATACCCAAAATTATTAGTGCATGGGATTCAAATGAATTAATCAACCAAGCAAGTCCTGAATTACTCCAAGTTATGTCTAAAGAAAAAATAGAATATTTTTTTAAATTTTTTTCAGATAGGTTGGGTTCATTAAAAGAATATAAAGGTTCTAAAGGTAAGGCAAATATTTTTATAACTACAGGAGAAGGGAAAGTAATTACTGCCGCATACTTAGCCGAGGCATTATTTGAAAAAGCTCCTTCGACGATCCAAATTCGCATAATAAAACATGACGACAAATGGCAGATTTTAGAGTTTCGTGTAAATTCCGATGCTCTTATCCCATAACTGTTTGATTTAATGATATCTTTTGCACACAACAAGGCTTTGTATCCTGAATGCGTTCCTGCTGGCATGTTGCCTTTAACGAGTATCGAATAAGCCCTAAACGTCATGCCCGTTTTCGCGTTCGGGGGGATGCGTCCGGTGAGCGTGGCCGTTAGTTGAAACATATATAATGTTCAAAAACATAGGGGTAGAAAAGATGAGATTAGAAGTATGAAAGGTGCAAATCGTGTAAATATAAAGCCAGGTTTGCGGGTTTTAATTGTATTAAAGAAGGACCAGCGAACAGGAAAACTAACGGAAGGAATAGTGAAAGGTATTCTGACAAAATCTTCTACTCATCACCATGGTATTAAAGTCCGCTTAGAAAGTGGTGAAATTGGGCGAATTAAAGAAATGTTAGGTTAAGGGTGTCAAATAATAAAAGGCAATGGCTAACAACTGGATGACCTCGGGTTTGCTGTAAGCTATTTGCTAGTATGAATTGCAAACTAAATATTGAATAAAAAATTTATTTCCTGACTACAACAGAGTATGGGGTGAAAGATAGGCCGCTAATTTCCGGTTGTAGGAATAGGTTGTAATGATAATGGGTGGCAAATTACAGGCGAAACTGAATTTTAAAAGCCAAACTTGTCCATTATGCAAAAAAGCGGAGCTTAGCAAAATCCACAAGGACAGGCGCCGTGACTATTTTCTTTGCCAGGCGTGTAAATTAGTCTTTGTGCCATCGGCGCAGTTTTTATCTGCGAAAGATGAAAAGGCCGAATATGATTTGCACCGCAACTCTCCGGATGATCAAGGCTATCGTCATTTTTTAAGCCGCTTATTCATCCCCCTGCAAGAAGTTTTGGCACCCGGAAGTCATGGCCTGGATTTTGGTTCCGGCCCCGGTCCTACGCTTTCTATCATGTTTGAGGAAGCCGGACATTCCATGGTAATCTATGACCGTTTTTATGCGCAAAATCCACTTGTGCTGGAAAATCAATACGACTTTATTACTGCTACCGAAGTGGTGGAGCACCTGCATGACCCGAAAAAAGAGATGGATAGATTGTGGGGTTGCTTGAAGCCGGGTGGCTGGCTGGGCATAATGACCAAGTTGGTTTTTGACCGTGAGGCGTTTGCACATTGGCACTATAAAAACGATCCTACCCATGTCTGTTTTTTTGCCCGGTCGACGTTTGAATGGATAGCCGACCAGTGGCAGGCTAAGCTGACTTTTGTTGGTAAAGACGTGATTCTTTTTTACAAAAAGAATTAGGAAAAGAGCTTTATCTGTGAAGGTCATAAAAAAGACAGCTATCAAAGCGGCTGCACCTGCGTTCCAATGCGCCCGGTGAGTTTTGACCTTCGGAGGAAAACAATGTAAACGTGCTAGTTCTTTTTATCGCTCTAAATTAGATATTCGTTACCT from the Desulfovulcanus ferrireducens genome contains:
- a CDS encoding RNA recognition motif domain-containing protein, producing the protein MNMYVGNLAFSVTEDDLNTAFSEFGEVESVNIITEKYSGQSKGFGFVEMSDNSEADKAIKALNGTELKGREIKVNQAKPRGERSSRKPRY
- a CDS encoding class I SAM-dependent methyltransferase, producing MGGKLQAKLNFKSQTCPLCKKAELSKIHKDRRRDYFLCQACKLVFVPSAQFLSAKDEKAEYDLHRNSPDDQGYRHFLSRLFIPLQEVLAPGSHGLDFGSGPGPTLSIMFEEAGHSMVIYDRFYAQNPLVLENQYDFITATEVVEHLHDPKKEMDRLWGCLKPGGWLGIMTKLVFDREAFAHWHYKNDPTHVCFFARSTFEWIADQWQAKLTFVGKDVILFYKKN
- a CDS encoding YwbE family protein; protein product: MKGANRVNIKPGLRVLIVLKKDQRTGKLTEGIVKGILTKSSTHHHGIKVRLESGEIGRIKEMLG
- a CDS encoding DUF6920 family protein gives rise to the protein MVLWLKIPLVLVALGILALILAAWIGTVIWDKSTSRLVETLSASQENHSQDRVNFKELNSLPEPVARYFRLVLKEGQPIIRSVKLSQKGEFRTRPTDKKWANMEAVQHFTARGRGFVWDASIRMMPLLTVRVRDTYVKGQGFMTAKLMSLITVVDEHDKSELNGAALQRYLAEAVWFPTALLPSQGVEWSEINNHTARATLRDYNTSVSLEFHFNQVGEIVGIYTPGRYREVNGKYELTPWSGQYRRYEERNGIRIPLEGEVKWELSSGSFPYWKGELVEIEYVF
- a CDS encoding YaiI/YqxD family protein, with the protein product MRIWVDADACPNVIKEILFRAAVRVQVIITLVANRSLRIPHSRFIKNVQVPPGFDVADNHIVQQVRPGDLVITADIPLAAAIIEKGGHALNPRGELYTTDNIRQRLAMRDFGEELRSTGVDTGGPSPFSRRDRQIFASKLDCFLAKCKIA
- the wrbA gene encoding NAD(P)H:quinone oxidoreductase, which codes for MKKILVLYYSMYGHTETMAKAVAEGVGSVDSIEVTVKRVPELVPEEVARKAGAKMDQEASVADPKELDKYDAIIFGSPTRFGNMASQMRNFLDQTGSLWLKGALVGKIGSVFTSTGTGGGNETTIQSFHTTLFHHGMVVVGLPYSCQDLLDISQARGGSPLGAGTLAGIDGSRQPSETELSMAKFQGKHVAEITKRMT